The Chengkuizengella sediminis genome segment TTTAGAAAAATACGCTGAAGTTACACTAAAAGTAGGCGTCAATATTCAAAAAGGTCAAAAGCTACTAATTCGCTGTGGATTAACTGCTGCGGATTTCGTACGTTTATTAACGAAAAAGGCTTATGAGTTAGGTGCAAAGGACGTTATTGTTGATTGGAAGGATAGCGAGATTACTCGTATTAAATATGACAACGCGCCATTAGAATCATTTCAAGAATTCCCTGCTTGGGTTGCCCAAGGTTACACAGAACTTGTAGAAGAAGGAACCGCTGTTCTTTCTATTTATTCAGATGATCCAGATTTATTAAGAGGGGTCGAAACTCCAAAGATTGCTGCAGCTCAAAAAGCTCAAGGTCAAGCATTAAGCAAATTCCGTGAGTATATCCAATCGGATAAAACAAGCTGGAATATCATTGGGGTATCTTCAAAAGTATGGGCAGCTAAAGTATTTCCAGATGTTCCAGAAGAGGAGCAAGTTGAAAAGCTTTGGGATACCTTTTTTAGTATTACAAGAGTAGATCAGGATGATCCTATCCAAGCATGGAAAGACCATGATAAAAAGTTGCATGACAAAGCAGACTTTTTAAATGAGAAAAAATATAAATTTTTACATTATGAAGCACCAGGTACAAAATTAACGATCGAATTACCTGAAAAACATTTATGGTTAGGCGGAAGCTCACCAAATGAAAAAGGCATCGATTTCTTTGCTAACATTCCAACTGAAGAAGTATTCACTGCACCTTTGAAAACAGGTGTTAATGGTTATGTCTCCAGTACTAAGCCGCTAAGTTATGGTGGTAATTTAATTGATAATTTCAAAATCACTTTTGAAAACGGAAAAATCGTAGATTTTGAAGCAGAACAGGGCTATGATACTCTAAAAACTTTGATTGAAACAGATGAAGGTTCACACTTTTTAGGTGAAGTGGCGCTAGTTCCACATGATTCACCGATCTCAAATTCCAATCTCATTTTTTACAACACATTATTTGATGAAAATGCTTCCAATCACCTTGCGATCGGTAGTGCCTATGCGTTCAGCTTTGAAGGTGGTAAACAAATGACAAGAGATCAGCTTGCTGAGTTAGGGGCAAACAATAGTTTAGTACATCAGGACTTCATGGTTGGTTCCGCAGAAATGAACATTGATGGCGAAACAGCGGATGGAAAGAGAGAACCATTATTCCGTAACGGAAACTGGGCGTTTTAATTATAACTGAAATCATCCCCCACTTCACTTGTTTTCAATTGAAGCGGGGGTTTTATATTTTTTTATTTTCAATAAAGGTGGTATTTATAAATGACTCATTTTGAACGTAATTTAGAAAAATATGTTGAAATCGCACTAAAAATTGGTGTCAATATTCAAAAAGGCCAAAAACTTTTAATAAAATGTGATCTTACAGAAGCAAATTTTGTTCGTTTATTAACAAAAAAAGCTTATGAATTAGGAGCACAGGATGTTATCGTAGACTGGAGAGATAGTCAAATCACCCGCGTCAAGTATGATATGGCACCAGTAGAATCATTTAAAGAATTTCCAACTTGGAAAGCCAATGGTCACACTAAACTTGTAGAGGAAGGTGCTGCAGTACTATCCATAGTATCAGACGATCCAGATTTATTAAAAGGGGTTGACACTGAAAAAATTGCTGCATCCCAAAAAGCAGGAGGACAAGCTTTTAAGAAATTCGGTGAGTACATCCAAGCTGACAAAACAAGCTGGAATGTTTTAGCCACACCTTCAAAAGCATGGGCAGCCAAAGTATTTCCAGACG includes the following:
- a CDS encoding aminopeptidase, whose protein sequence is MSNFERNLEKYAEVTLKVGVNIQKGQKLLIRCGLTAADFVRLLTKKAYELGAKDVIVDWKDSEITRIKYDNAPLESFQEFPAWVAQGYTELVEEGTAVLSIYSDDPDLLRGVETPKIAAAQKAQGQALSKFREYIQSDKTSWNIIGVSSKVWAAKVFPDVPEEEQVEKLWDTFFSITRVDQDDPIQAWKDHDKKLHDKADFLNEKKYKFLHYEAPGTKLTIELPEKHLWLGGSSPNEKGIDFFANIPTEEVFTAPLKTGVNGYVSSTKPLSYGGNLIDNFKITFENGKIVDFEAEQGYDTLKTLIETDEGSHFLGEVALVPHDSPISNSNLIFYNTLFDENASNHLAIGSAYAFSFEGGKQMTRDQLAELGANNSLVHQDFMVGSAEMNIDGETADGKREPLFRNGNWAF